Genomic segment of Paenibacillus polymyxa:
AGGATTCACTCGATCAGAGACGATCTTTGCATTCGCTGGAATCCCTGTGCTTGCTGTCCATGCGTTGCCGCCAGTTTTGGAGTAGAACACACCTTTGTCCGATGTACTCCAGAGCAAGCCATTCCCATCTGCCGCTACGGCGATGCTGCCTCCTCCTGCTGTACCGGAAGGCTCGCTATTTGCCTTATACCAGTTGGCTCCGCCATCATTGGAAAAACCGATGGATTTGGCATTTGGATCTTTTTTATAATCCGCTTTACCTACCCGGGCCATAAAAGAAGGATTCAGCTCAGCATAATCGATGCTTTCGCTGCTTGTAAAGGTCGGATTATCCAGCATTTTAGCTGGAGCCTCGAATAGATCGTCATGCCTGAAACCAGAGACATCACCTACTGCGCTCACCAAAGGCGCGCCAACTGGAGGGCTCACCAAATCCAAAATCGCTGTTTCCTCTACCCCTTTAGCGGCTACCGAAATATCCAGCTTTCCACCTTTATCCCAATTGGTCAGATTTTTAGAGCCATAAATCGTAGCTCCCGTGCCGTACAGCATATGGTCTGAATTAAACGGATCTATCTCCAGATCTCCGATCATCCACCCTAGCTTGGGCGATACTTCCGGTGGAGCAGGATTGGCATTGAAAGTCAGCCAAGGCGCACCGCTTATATCCAGATTGTATTTCAGCTTGCGAGACGGATAACCATCGAATTCCCAAATAGGACTCCAGGTTGCCCCACTATCCGTGCTGCGGTAAATCGTTTCATCCGGCCACCAGGCATTCAAGGTAGCAACCATAAGTGTACCTGGCTTCTGGGCATCCACCGTCAGTCCACCATATCCAAAATGATTGTCCGCGCTGCTGCTACCAATAGGGCTAATGTTAGTCCACTGCCCGCTTGCTGTATTCAATTTCCACAGTTCACCCTTTGTTCCGTCATATGGACCAGCTCCATCGCTATAAGAAATATACAAGTTGCCGTCCGCTGATAAAACGCCGTGATGTGGCAAATAGCCCGTAGGCTGCCCCGCTATAGCAGACCAGGTTGTCCCGCCATCTGTACTGCGATAGACACTTTGCTTTTTATCTGCAACACCTACATAGATCGTCTGCGTTGCTTTACTGGAAGAGCCTGTTTTTTTGTCAAAGGTAATCCAGGCCAAACCGACAATGTCGCTGGTATATTCATTGGAAGGGTCCTGTACATACGTCCCTGGATTCGGGAAACTGCTCACCTTGCTCCAAGTTGCTCCGAAGTCAGAGCTTTTCCATAGTCCATTACCACTTCGAGCTCCAAAGAACAAAATATTATTCTTATTTGGATCAATCGTCAGACGTTCACCCATTGAACGCCCCGGCATATTGCCCCCCACCTTAAAAGGAAGCTTGGTTGTCTGCCACGTATTGCCCCTGTCGGTGGAACGCATAATCTGCCCGTTTTCTTTATCCCATGAATTAGTATACGTACCTGTAGCTATATATACACGATTCGGATCAATAGGATCGGTCGCCAGTGCATCGACACCATTTTTGTTCCAATCCTCCCAGCCCACAGAATCCGTCAGCGGAATCCAGCTCTCATTGGCAGCATTCCAGCGGTAAGCTCCTCCAATATCTGTACGGGCATAGATTAGGTCTTTTTCCGTTTCATTAAAAATAATGCCAGGTACAAAACCACCACCTCCACCCGTAACGACACTTTTCCAACTGTAATCGTCACTTGGAGCAGCATGAGCCGGTGCTATCATTCCTGTCCAGGAAGCACCCGCTACCACAAGCGCCAAACAAGCAATTCTCAACCTGTTTTTTGCCTTAGTCAATGAATTCAACCTCCTTCTTCATTATCATTTGAATATGCGAGTCATTTTGAGATCAAAGTAATCAGCCGATTCTGAATACGTTCCTATCGTTATCGTTGCTTCTCACAAATCTGACAAATGTTTTCTCAGGCTCACCCCCATTCAACCAATATATACGGTGTAATACTCGTTTTGTTAGCGCTTACATAGATGTCTTGCTCAATAGATTCGTCATCTTTTTTTCATTTCCTTGTGTGAAAAATCAAGATAATGCAATATTATCTCCTGCTCCTCAGCTTATAATATGAGGTTTGGACTTCCTTCAGAGTTAACACCTTTTATTTAATTCTATTATGAATTTTTCATATAATGAATTAATTACTTCATTTTCATTCTTTATGGATGTCAAAATACTTTGATTTACAACAAAAAACCGCGCATAGCGCGGTTCCAGCTTACATTGCTTCCGTTAATACTGTCGTCAGTCATAAACATATGCATATTATTGCAAGTATTCAAGCGCCAAAGCTAAAAATATATGTCCTGAGACGAGCAATGCTCGCTCATCAAAATCAAAGTGAGGATGGTGATGAGCAAAATGCGTTCGTTCGTCCTCATTGCGTGCACCCACATGAATGAATGCTCCCGGTCGCTGCTCCAAATAATAAGCAAAATCCTCTGCTCCCATGACCGGCTTCAAATTCAAAAAAGCGTCTGCTCCATACAGTCTGCCAATGAGCTCGCGTACACGTTCCGTTTCGGCTTCGGCATTCACCAAAGAAGGATAGCCATTCAAATAGTCAATTTCGTATCCGGCATGATAAGCCTCAGTCAACCCCTTGACGATACTGCGAATTTCATTCTCGACTTCCTTACGCACTTCCTTATTGAACGTACGTACAGTCCCTTCAATTTTGGCCTTATCTGCAATCACATTAAAGGCAGTTCCAGCTTGAAATACCCCAATCGTTAACACTGCTGATTCAATAGGGTCCACCCTGCGACTAACCACCTGCTGCAACCCGTTCACAATTTGACTGCCGATAACAATAGAGTCCACCGTCTGATGCGGTCGTGCGCCATGCCCGCCTTTACCGTTGATCTGGATCGTAAACGCGTCGACAGCCGCCATCGCAGGCCCACTCTTTAATCCAATTTTACCAAGCGGAATTTCAGAGGCGAGGTGAATACCGTATACCGCCTCTACCCCATCCAGACAGCCATCCTCAATCATAAACTTGGCTCCACCAGGCGGTTTTTCTTCTGCATGTTGAAAAATAAACACAAGCTTTCCCTTCAAGGCCTCACGGTTATGGCTCAATACGCGTGCCACTCCAAGTAACGCAGCCGTGTGACCATCATGTCCGCAGGCATGCATAACACCCGAAACGGTCGATTTATAAGGCACATCCTTTTCATCCTGAATGGGAAGCGCATCAAAATCAGCACGAAATGCAATCGTTCTACCTGGCTGACCGCCTTCTAAAAACCCGAGCACACCGTTTCCACCCACATTCGTTCTTACCTCAATGCCAAAAGAGCGCAATTGATCGGCGATAAATGCAGACGTATTCGTTTCTTCAAAAGAAAGCTCGGGATGCTGATGTAGATGTCTTCTCCACGCAATCAGCTCTTGTTCACCATCTTTTAATTCCTGAACCCATTTTTCTAGCATAATACCCTCTTTTCCTATTGAATTTATATGCTTCTATCCTTATCTTACCATGAACGGCCTGTAGAATGTAGTTCTTTTATCATGCTGATAGTAGATCAAAGGGGTGTCTTGAACCTAGGATGGGTAATGACAAGCGGCATAATGTCCTGTGCTAACCGCTGTCAGTCCTGGAACTTCTTCCTCACGGCAACGCGAGGTCGCTAGTGGACAGCGGGTATGAAAACGACAGCCGGATGGAGGCTTCGCAGGCGAAGGAATCTCACCTTGTATCGTAATTAGCTCCCGGCGGTTTTTCGGATTTGGATTAGGTATCGAGGCAACAAGCCCTCGGGTATACGGATAGGCAGGATGCCTGAAACAACTCGTCACTTGGAGCAATTCTACAAGTTCCCCCAAGTACATAACCCCTATACAGAGCAATGGCACGGGCTATCCCGATTCGTTGGCGCGTCCTCCCGAAAACTCATGCGGAAACCGCGAACCATAGCAGATCAGGACCACATCACCGGATCAAACGCCGACATCGGCTCCTGAAATACCATCGCCATCTTTTTGCCGCGAAGTGAGCTTAATTCCTGCTGCGACAAAACGGTCAAATCTATGTACTGCAACCGTATTTCTCCTTGGGCAATTCGTCCGTTTTCATAATCGGTTAGCCGCATAATCGACTTGGGGGTAATCGTTTTTCCGCTGCCGGATTCACCGTTGGGGCAGACCATTTCTCCCGTCCTGATCGTTAGTGATACGTTGTCGAGTGCTTGCAGTAAACCTTTTTTAGTGTGAAATTCGACCGTATAAATGTTCAATCTACAGCAATGATGACAAACGGACTCCCTCCTTCTATAGCATTTAAGAATAGGCTTTTTGATGCTAATTTGCATTTCTTTTCAGGTCCAACTGGTCTCTTAGAAGACTTGAATTGACAACAAAAAAGAGCCGACAGGATACTCTCCCCGACTCTTTTTCATTACTGACTTTCTATTTCGAATTTTTCAGGTATTGAAAAACTGACTTATATTCCCTCTTACCGGATGTGTCTGTTCCCTGTACTCGCCTTTCGTATAACTTCCAATCACCTTTCGCCAAAAGGATTGTGCCGGCCTATTGGTGCTCATTTGGGTCACCTTCCAACGTCCGTTAAAACGTCCAAACAGCTCATGAGCCGCCCAAGTCCCAACCCCATTATGCCGATAAGGACGAAGTACAAAGAACTCAGCCATGTAGTAGTCAGCTTCTCGATTGCTGGACATTCGATCAACGAGTGCAAAGCCCACAGGAATATCCTGTCTCCAAATCAGAAAAGGTAGCTTCTGTTCACCGCTCGTCCAATATTGATACAAGTCTGGATAAGCCGGGAATGTCCCCTTCTCAGTGACATCAATTCGAAGATAGGCTGTAAAATCGTATAAATAAAATTGCATGAGCTGTACAATAATGTCCTTTTGCGACTCCGGTACACTCTTAATAGACAGCTTCAGTTCCGATTTGATATTATACCCCATACATTCACCTCTCTTGGCGGTTCAATCTGTTCTTTAACTTCGAATTACATCCCATCCAGTGCTGTTCAAAATATGCTAAAATACATATATATTATGACCGGACGAGGTGGAACCCAATGAATATACAAAAGATCATCGACCGGCGCAAACTAGATGAAAAAATGCCGGGATTACCATGGTACGTGCAACAATTTATGGATTACAAGCTGCCCGACCTGTCCCCTTCCACGTTACTAGAATATGTGCGGGATTACGAAGCTTTCTTTTCATGGCTTCGCTCGGAAGGCTTGTCTACTGGAGAAACAAATGCCCAAGTTACACTGGAAGAATTGGAGACACTTCATATGGACAGTATTACAGGCTTTCGATTATTCCTGTCTACGAAGCGCGAAGGCTCCAACTCCCGTATTACCATTTCACGTAAGCTGTCGTCCCTGCGTTCGCTTTTTCATTATTTGAGTCAGATCGCTGAGGATGAAAATTTTTATCCATTGCTCAAACGCAACATTATGGCCAAGGTCGAAATCAAGCGCATACATAAACCCAAGGATACGGCGGCCAAGCTTAAAGGTAAAATACTGGAAGAGGAAGAACTGCTTGAATTCATCGGTTATATTTATGAAGGCTATGGTCAGGATTTGGCCGATAACAAGCAGGCGTTATACTCCTATGAACTAAATAAGGAACGGGATGCCTGCATCGCCAGCCTCATTTTGAACTCAGGCCTGCGCGTATCTGAAATCGTCAATCTGAATCTAGATGATTTAGACATAAACAATAAATTATTATATGTGTACCGCAAAGGCAATAACGACGAAACCTTTAAAACGCCGGTGTATTTCCGCGAGCAATCCAAAGATGATCTCATACTTTATTTGTCCCTGAGACATACCCGTTACCGCGCCCCAAAAAAAGAAAAAGCTCTCTTTGTCGCACGTCCTAACGGCAGTACAGAAGGCAAACGGATGACCAAAAGAGCGATTCAGGCAATGATCATCAAGTACGCCAAGCGTTTCGGCAAGCCTTACCTTACCGTGCATAAGCTTCGTCATTCCTTTGCTACTGATTATTATTTACAAAATGATATTTACAAAACAAAGGAACAACTGGGGCACGCTTCGACAGAAACAACAGAAGTGTATGCCCACCTGACTGACAAAACCATGTCCCAGGCGATCGAACGGCGGGTAGAGACTCTAACCGACTCAGCCGATTGATGTCTCACCCCTGCTTATTCCTCATTCCTTCTATCTGCTTTTGAATCTGTTCGAGTAGCCAGCGGCCTGCGGGTCCGTTGGCCTCGGCAGGAAATATCTGTATCATTTCATCTGAGTAGTGACCTTGAGCCCAATCCATTTGATGCTCCCAAACCGCTATCCCCTGCACATTTGTCAGCTTATCGGTAAGCTGAGCATCCGATTGTTCCCGCACCATGACCAGCTTTGGATAATCCTCCTGCTTGAAGCCTTCCAGCAACACACAATCATAGGCCTGAAAATGCCAGATCAGACTGGTGACAGGCTGACTATGCTCCTCTAAAATGGCTGTTCTTCCAGCCGAAACAATAGCTACGCCTTCAGCACCCGCCTGTCGGTGCTTGTACGTATCTGTACCCTCATGATCCATTTCAAATTCATGTCCATCATGCTTGATC
This window contains:
- the xerS gene encoding tyrosine recombinase XerS; translation: MNIQKIIDRRKLDEKMPGLPWYVQQFMDYKLPDLSPSTLLEYVRDYEAFFSWLRSEGLSTGETNAQVTLEELETLHMDSITGFRLFLSTKREGSNSRITISRKLSSLRSLFHYLSQIAEDENFYPLLKRNIMAKVEIKRIHKPKDTAAKLKGKILEEEELLEFIGYIYEGYGQDLADNKQALYSYELNKERDACIASLILNSGLRVSEIVNLNLDDLDINNKLLYVYRKGNNDETFKTPVYFREQSKDDLILYLSLRHTRYRAPKKEKALFVARPNGSTEGKRMTKRAIQAMIIKYAKRFGKPYLTVHKLRHSFATDYYLQNDIYKTKEQLGHASTETTEVYAHLTDKTMSQAIERRVETLTDSAD
- a CDS encoding M20 metallopeptidase family protein — translated: MLEKWVQELKDGEQELIAWRRHLHQHPELSFEETNTSAFIADQLRSFGIEVRTNVGGNGVLGFLEGGQPGRTIAFRADFDALPIQDEKDVPYKSTVSGVMHACGHDGHTAALLGVARVLSHNREALKGKLVFIFQHAEEKPPGGAKFMIEDGCLDGVEAVYGIHLASEIPLGKIGLKSGPAMAAVDAFTIQINGKGGHGARPHQTVDSIVIGSQIVNGLQQVVSRRVDPIESAVLTIGVFQAGTAFNVIADKAKIEGTVRTFNKEVRKEVENEIRSIVKGLTEAYHAGYEIDYLNGYPSLVNAEAETERVRELIGRLYGADAFLNLKPVMGAEDFAYYLEQRPGAFIHVGARNEDERTHFAHHHPHFDFDERALLVSGHIFLALALEYLQ
- a CDS encoding oligopeptide/dipeptide ABC transporter ATP-binding protein; the encoded protein is MGELVELLQVTSCFRHPAYPYTRGLVASIPNPNPKNRRELITIQGEIPSPAKPPSGCRFHTRCPLATSRCREEEVPGLTAVSTGHYAACHYPS
- a CDS encoding X2-like carbohydrate binding domain-containing protein, with product MTKAKNRLRIACLALVVAGASWTGMIAPAHAAPSDDYSWKSVVTGGGGGFVPGIIFNETEKDLIYARTDIGGAYRWNAANESWIPLTDSVGWEDWNKNGVDALATDPIDPNRVYIATGTYTNSWDKENGQIMRSTDRGNTWQTTKLPFKVGGNMPGRSMGERLTIDPNKNNILFFGARSGNGLWKSSDFGATWSKVSSFPNPGTYVQDPSNEYTSDIVGLAWITFDKKTGSSSKATQTIYVGVADKKQSVYRSTDGGTTWSAIAGQPTGYLPHHGVLSADGNLYISYSDGAGPYDGTKGELWKLNTASGQWTNISPIGSSSADNHFGYGGLTVDAQKPGTLMVATLNAWWPDETIYRSTDSGATWSPIWEFDGYPSRKLKYNLDISGAPWLTFNANPAPPEVSPKLGWMIGDLEIDPFNSDHMLYGTGATIYGSKNLTNWDKGGKLDISVAAKGVEETAILDLVSPPVGAPLVSAVGDVSGFRHDDLFEAPAKMLDNPTFTSSESIDYAELNPSFMARVGKADYKKDPNAKSIGFSNDGGANWYKANSEPSGTAGGGSIAVAADGNGLLWSTSDKGVFYSKTGGNAWTASTGIPANAKIVSDRVNPNKYYAFASGKIYVSANGGVSFTPSAVTGLPTAGNADIDAVRGTEGDVWFAGGSEDGGPYGLWHSKDSGATFTKLSNVQEADFVGFGKAAPNRTNAAVFIVGKIDGTRGFYRSDDAGANWARINDDKHQYARVTKIIGDPRVYGRAYLGTNGRGILVADRVGGDQPSTGQVSITPTTATYGVDNNNTDITVKLTLNGNTLEAIKQGSVVLNKGEDYTVSEETVVLTNKYLSKLPKGETTLNFHFSTGTDALFTITVKGDTPSEPGTGEGVLKVQAFNGNVSATSNTISSKFKITNTGTSSISLADVTLRYYYTINGEKAQNFFTDWSSVGTGNVIASFKTLFNAKQGADSYAEIGFKSAAGSLEPGQSVELQTRISKEDWSSYTQTDDYSFNPTANSLQDSAKITAYLSGSKQWGIEP
- the mobB gene encoding molybdopterin-guanine dinucleotide biosynthesis protein B, which translates into the protein MNTKHPFVCQIVGFKNTGKTTFLGGLIRYVQKSGLRVAVIKHDGHEFEMDHEGTDTYKHRQAGAEGVAIVSAGRTAILEEHSQPVTSLIWHFQAYDCVLLEGFKQEDYPKLVMVREQSDAQLTDKLTNVQGIAVWEHQMDWAQGHYSDEMIQIFPAEANGPAGRWLLEQIQKQIEGMRNKQG
- a CDS encoding ATP-binding cassette domain-containing protein translates to MNIYTVEFHTKKGLLQALDNVSLTIRTGEMVCPNGESGSGKTITPKSIMRLTDYENGRIAQGEIRLQYIDLTVLSQQELSSLRGKKMAMVFQEPMSAFDPVMWS
- a CDS encoding GNAT family N-acetyltransferase translates to MGYNIKSELKLSIKSVPESQKDIIVQLMQFYLYDFTAYLRIDVTEKGTFPAYPDLYQYWTSGEQKLPFLIWRQDIPVGFALVDRMSSNREADYYMAEFFVLRPYRHNGVGTWAAHELFGRFNGRWKVTQMSTNRPAQSFWRKVIGSYTKGEYREQTHPVRGNISQFFNT